The Brassica oleracea var. oleracea cultivar TO1000 chromosome C7, BOL, whole genome shotgun sequence sequence TGACTATTTTAATTATAATTTTGTGCAATGATTAGTTGAGAAATAAATATGTGCATATAATACTTTAGTATTTAATTTGTCGATTGCAAATAATTGAGAAATTAAAAACACCAGTCATTTTTTTTTTAAAATCATAATTTAAAAGATACTTAAGTTAGATATAACCAACAAACGAATATTTACTTTTAGAAAGAGTTTTTGAGTTTTTTTATGTATAAACAATACAAATACTTATAGTTTCATCGTATAGTTGACGTGCTTCATCTTTATAAAACCTATGAATAATTTCGTATTTCTTGGAAAATTATATGATGCACATTGGATCTCTACTTTAAACAATAAAATGTAATTATCTCTATTTTAGAAAATCATATAACATCGATACAATTCAAATGTATTTCTTTTATATGCTTTTGTAAAAACTCAAAAATCCTTTTCCTGGATTAAATATCTCGTATATTGGTTAAACTTGAGAACCTTTTTAATTATAAATTGTTTTAAAAAATCATCTAGAGTGATTTTATAAACATCAAGTACATCAACAATACGATGTAACTATAATTATCTTTTATTGTTTTATATATGTAATTGTAAGAACTCAACCATTTCTTCTAAAAAGTAAATATCTCGTATATTGGTTTTGTTTAACTTAATAATATTTTTAAATGGATTTATGTTCCTGACTTTAAATTTAATAAGAAACATAACAAAAAAAAGTAAGCGTGGACAATTCGGTTTAGGTCGGGTTTGGTTTGGGTTTGGTTCGGTTCGGTTTATTTGGATCTAAAAAACCTTAAAACAAAGTCAACCCAAAATATTTTGGTTTGGTTTATGTTTGGTTTGGTTTTAATTCGGTTTGGTTTGTGTTTGCTTCGGTTTAATATAATTTTTTGCGTTTGTTCAGTTCAGTTGAGTTGTTTTTTTAGTTTTATTCTAGTTCAATTACAAAATATAATTTATAAAAACATAAACAAATCATCATTCGACACTAAAGCATTATTTTTTCATATTTAAATGTAAAGCCAAACATCACAATAAAATCTAGAAGACTAACCCAATAATTTTATATTATTATTTTTAAACCTAATATAAAATATCATAGGTATTTTTTTTGGTTTTGATGCTAATGTACTTTGGTTTTGATGCTAATGTATAAGATTCATATTCTTTTATTTTATTTTAGTTGTATTTATTCTATTCATTTATAAGTAAAATTTATAAAATTATGTTTACCTGTTTAGATTAAATGGTTAAATATATTAAATTTTAATATTATTAAATATTTAATTAATCTAGTTAAAAATACTTTGATTTTTCAGTTTGGTTCGGTTTAAAACCAAACCAAACCATTTGGATTGATAAAATCATGAACCAAATGGTTTGGACATATACTTTGGTTTGGTTTGGTTCCTTTTTTTTTTGCCCATGCTTACAAAAATGTGAGTGTTTGTTCCTCAAGTATTTTCAGTTGGCATATTAAATACTTAAGTTATAGGATAAATCTCCAAAATAGCACATTTCTAAGTTTATATCACAAAAATAGCACTCAAAAACTAAAATGACCAAAATAGCACCTTTCTAAGTTTATCCTTTGAAAATTTTAATTTTTTTATTTTTCAAAATTTGAAATCTTATCCCCAAAACCTCATTTCTCAACTCTAAACCCTAAACCCTAAACTCTAAACCCTAAACCCTAAACCCTAAACCCTAAATCCTAAACCCCACCCTTTAACTCTAAACCCTAAGTTTGTGACTTTTAATAAAACATTAAGTGCTATTTTTGTGACTTTTGACCTTGAGTGCTAGTTTGGGAACATAAACTTGATTTAGTGCTATTTTTGTTTTTTTCTCTAAGTTATATCCGCATATTTATTCCTTAACTAATCATTGAGTGCACAAAATTATGATTAGAATAATTAATCGTTAAAAATTGACGAGAATAACCGATTAATGGTAGACTATTTTATTTTCAATTTTGTGCAGTTAATTATTAGTTGATGAATAATTTTGTGCAAGTAATACTTAAGTATTAAAACTGCCGGTTCTAAATATTTAGGGAATATTATGCTCATTTTCCCCCTTGTTTTCTTGTTTAATAATTTTTTTTCCTTTTTAAATTGTGAATACATGATGAATCTTTGAGTAGTCTATAGATCCAACGAGAATGCTAAGTTTAACACACACACACAAAAAAAGCAAAAAAAAATCTTATCTTAAAAATCACAAAAACAATGGTCACCTCACATAATAGTATGACTCTTTAACAAAATACAATGCTTATCACGCCGGCGGGTCCATGCTGCAGCATAGCCGGATTACTCCTTTCCCGGCGCATTTCTCGGCAGTTTTCTCAAATAACGGAATTACCATCACGCACAAACTCGAATACCCGTAACACCATTTCAACCGTTCCTGCGACATCGAGAGCTTCGAAGCCATTACGGTGCGGTGCTCGGAGAAGGGTGAGAGACGACGGAGAAGATGAAGATGAAACGTACGGCTACAACGAGGAGATAGCGATGCTGGAGACTTATAGCCAAACGTGTAGAGACGAAGCGCTTATCGTGACGGCCATTGTTGACGGTGAAGAGGTGGAAGTTCTGATCTTCAAAGGATTTTCGTCGTGTCTGAGCGGAGACACGGCGGTGGACCCGGCGAGGAGTGTGTTGCCGGAGAGAGCAGTGATTACGAAGATAGATAGAGTGAGAGGTCCTTTCGATCCTTCACAGATTCATTACATTCAGAAAGGACTCTCTTTTCAAGCTTTCAAGGAGACTATGGTCAAGTAATGTTCTAGAAGATATATATATACACTGTATATCAAGAGAGTGTTATATGGTCGATGAATGTTGCCTTTGGATTAGTAGAGAGAAGAATGCTAATTTAAGTGAATTGATCCAGAGTTTTATATATATATTAGTGTTGGTTTATTTAAACTTTCAATACAGTTGCTGGAGATTATGGTTTTTATTACCTATCTCAAACTGCATACCACCACTTTATAACCAATAATACCTCTTTACACTATCATATTTATCTGACCAAACGAAATTATGAGTCCGTAACTCCGTATTGAATTTCATGTGCTTTAAATTTAAAATTGATTCGAGTAAATTGCCAAAATTCTTTATATATTACTAGTCTTGATCACCTAAATTTTCAATGTGGTATCTCAACTTCTACTCAAAGAATTTAGAGAAATGGTCAAATTCAATACTTCACACCTCTTTTACTGAACTAATTTTAAGATTTGCAACAATCATCTAAGTTCTCTTTGACAGACAATGAGAAACCAAACTACGTTAAGTTTAAACTCTAAAGGCTTGAAACCATGAACATTCTTTTTTCTTTTTTTTTTTGCTAAGACCATGAACATTATTTGCTTACAAGATTGTGGTGAGAGTCTGTTATGGTCAATAAATGTTGCGTTTGAATTCATAAAGAGAAGAATGCTAATGA is a genomic window containing:
- the LOC106304120 gene encoding uncharacterized protein LOC106304120, which produces MLITPAGPCCSIAGLLLSRRISRQFSQITELPSRTNSNTRNTISTVPATSRASKPLRCGARRRVRDDGEDEDETYGYNEEIAMLETYSQTCRDEALIVTAIVDGEEVEVLIFKGFSSCLSGDTAVDPARSVLPERAVITKIDRVRGPFDPSQIHYIQKGLSFQAFKETMVK